The following coding sequences are from one Nicotiana tomentosiformis chromosome 3, ASM39032v3, whole genome shotgun sequence window:
- the LOC104121626 gene encoding heparanase-like protein 2 — MDFRTLLLIFLALCPAFLAQTGEDTELMIDTSVKIAWTDDNYICATLDWWPKEKCNYKQCPWDLASIINLDLSHPFLENAIRAFKGLRLRLGGSLQDQVIYGVGNLKSSCHPFTKQRDGLFGFSKGCLHMHRWDELNNLFKKTGALVTFGLNALYGRRRINRHAWGGNWDSSNALDFIKYTVAKGYQIHSWEFGNELSGQGIGASVNAVQYGKDVIHLHNLIDQVYKNFDQRPLLLAPGGFYSPEWFSKLLEVSGPGIVNVLTHHIYNLGPGSEGSKLVDKVLNPQYLNKISDTFGNLTQTIKMKGPWASAWVGESGGAYNSGGPNVSNAFVDSFWYLDQLGMAAKHHTKVYCRQTLIGGNYGLLDTSTFVPNPDYYSALLWHRLMGKEVLDVSSNASPYLRSYAHCTKDRAGVTLLLINLSNQIQYGVNIQSSAYTSLQVGEKKNHKKNAFVHGLKETVSWVGSKSSDVTLYREEYHLTPEGGDLQSRTMLLNGKPLQLTETGDIPSLTPVLKNIESPISVAPLSIKFIVFPNFNSPSCR, encoded by the exons ATGGACTTCCGAACCTTGTTGTTAATCTTTCTGGCGCTGTGTCCTGCATTTTTGGCGCAAACAGGTGAAGATACAGAACTTATGATTGATACATCTGTGAAAATTGCCTGGACAGATGATAATTACATTTGTGCTACCCTTGATTGGTGGCCTAAAGAAAAGTGTAACTATAAACAATGTCCTTGGGACTTGGCATCTATTATAAATCTG GATTTATCTCATCCATTTCTGGAAAATGCTATACGAG CTTTCAAGGGTTTGAGATTACGACTCGGAGGTTCATTACAGGACCAAGTAATATATGGTGTAGGCAACTTGAAATCTTCTTGCCATCCGTTCACCAAGCAGAGGGATGGGTTGTTTGGATTCTCTAAGGGATGCTTACATATGCATCGATGGGATGAGTTAAACAACCTTTTCAAGAAGACAGG AGCACTTGTGACTTTTGGCTTGAATGCGTTGTATGGGAGACGGCGGATCAATAGGCATGCGTGGGGAGGAAATTGGGATTCCAGCAATGCCCTCGATTTCATAAAATACACTGTTGCCAAGGGCTACCAGATACACTCATGGGAATTTG GAAATGAATTGAGTGGTCAGGGAATTGGTGCAAGTGTTAATGCTGTACAGTATGGAAAAGATGTTATCCATCTGCACAATCTCATAGACCAAGTATACAAGAATTTCGACCAACGTCCTCTTCTATTAGCACCAGGAGGATTCTATAGTCCTGAGTGGTTCAGCAAGCTCCTTGAGGTTTCAGGGCCTGGCATAGTCAATGTCTTGACGCATCATATTTATAATCTTGGCCCAG GGTCTGAAGGAAGCAAGCTTGTAGATAAAGTTTTAAATCCTCAATACCTGAATAAAATATCAGACACATTTGGTAATCTTACTCAAACCATAAAAATGAAGGGTCCTTGGGCTTCAGCTTGGGTTGGAGAATCTGGTGGAGCCTACAACAGTGGAGGTCCTAATGTGTCTAACGCCTTCGTAGATAGCTTTTG GTATTTAGATCAGCTTGGCATGGCGGCGAAGCACCATACTAAAGTATACTGCCGGCAGACTCTTATTGGTGGAAATTATGGGCTCCTTGATACCAGCACGTTTGTTCCAAATCCTGATTATTATAG TGCACTTCTTTGGCATAGACTGATGGGAAAAGAAGTTCTTGATGTTAGCAGCAACGCCTCACCATATTTGCGCTCTTATGCCCATTGTACAAAAGATAGA GCAGGTGTGACTTTACTTCTGATCAATTTAAGCAACCAGATTCAGTATGGGGTCAACATCCAATCCAGTGCATATACCAGCTTGCAAGTCGGTGAGAAAAAAAATCACAAGAAAAATGCATTCGTGCACGGTCTTAAAGAAACTGTTTCGTGGGTAGGAAGCAAATCATCAGATGTTACATTATATCGAGAAGAGTATCATCTAACTCCAGAAGGCGGCGACCTTCAGAGTAGAACTATGCTCCTCAACGGGAAACCATTACAACTCACAGAAACAGGAGACATTCCAAGTTTGACTCCAGTTCTTAAAAATATTGAATCTCCGATATCAGTTGCACCATTGTCCATCAAGTTCATTGTATTCCCCAACTTCAATTCTCCCAGTTGTAGATAA
- the LOC138908467 gene encoding uncharacterized protein has translation MKVAEMRMLRWMCGHTRKEMIRNEVIRDMVGVTSMEDKLRESRLRWFGHVKRKDIDAPVRRCEGLSMVGLRRGRSRLKNYWGEVIRQDMSLLQLTEDMTIDRKI, from the coding sequence atgaaagtagctgaaatgaggatgttgagatggatgtgtgggcataccaggaAGGAaatgattaggaatgaagttattagggacatGGTAGGAGTGACATCTATGGAGGACAAGTTGCGGGAATCtaggttgagatggttcgggcatgtgaaaaGGAAAGACATAGATGCACCGGTCAGGAGGTGTGAGGGGTTATCCATGGTTGGTCTGCGGAGGGGAAGGAGTAGGCTTAAGAACTATTGGGGAGAGGTTATTAGGCAGGACATGTCATTGCTTCAACTTACCGAGGATATGACCATCGATAGGAAGATATAG